The following nucleotide sequence is from Citrus sinensis cultivar Valencia sweet orange chromosome 6, DVS_A1.0, whole genome shotgun sequence.
GATCTTCAGTGCTAAGATGTCTTCAATGTGGAATGTCAGGACTAAATTGGATGTGTTTTTAGCAAATAACACAAAAGAAGATGTTTGTGATTTCAGAGTCAAAGGCAGCTGGTTTGAGCGTTCTTGTACAATCTATGCTGGCGAGTCTTCCACGATCATTGCTCAGGTATATATAATGATATGCATGTGGATCGAACTAATCAGTACTAATTAACTTCTTTGCGATTTGAGACGTAAAACTTGTTTgattagttaaaaattttattatgcagATGCACAAGAAGCATACAGTTCAAAGTATCTTGATTGGCAAGGACAATTTCGCGGTGACAGTGTATCCTAACATCGACTACGCATTCATTGTGGCGCTTATTGTGATTCTTGATGAGATTAATCACGCCAGCTCTAGTTCCAGTGGTGGTGGTGCTGCTGATGTTGGAGTCGATTTTGGTGCTATGTTTTCAGGCTGATTGTAACAGAGTGGTCTCATTATATAATGAACGATTTCATAAAGGGGTGATTAGCGAGATCAGCTTTATATCTATTTATTGTGGAAATATGTCAGAATTTGAATGATTTAATATCTGTTTTGGTTTCATTTAGGAAAATGCCGaaaatcttttgccttacaATTGCAGCAAatccaacattaattaatttatctctgGCTCGGTCGTTGTCACACCACTCGTATGCAGATCTGGGAGGCTGCTTCGAGCAGCAAAAGCAGTGGTTTAAGAAAGAGGGAAAGAGCAAGCAAAGGCAAAAGGCACCACCATCTATACAGCATCGAGTTCGTAAGACTACAagaatttacaagttcttattgtaaaaattgcattgcatacaaattttattctttacaGTCAGAGTAATCGTTCTCCATCATACTCAACCATAATTTACTTccaaaaattgataaattcgATGTAGTATTTCAACATTATTTTCTGGTtaactgaaaattttcttatatatatgatGCAAAAAACAGATACttagagaaataataaaataaagtaacaGAGAGACTGGGTGTgtggaaaagaagaagatgaatcgGGTCAATTTTGGAATCAAAGTGGGGTTGAAAATTAATTCGTATTCATGACGGGTTTGTTAAGGTAATTAGAGAGTGACAATAGTCCAATTCTATCTACTTAGCTTTTAGGTACCAATTATTACGCTGTGTCTACATATTCACCCAATAGCATATTGCGCAACCTTCACAACCACATGCTGCTGCAAAAAACATTGTTGGTATTTGTCGTGGTGCAATAGCTAGAGGGTTAGTTGATAATTCCATTTATGCCATGTGCCATTAAAGTTCGCATAATATTTTTGGACAAATATGTAGACACCGGTGTTGGTGGATTTTCGGATACGGAGGCAAATAACAACAAGATAATTTGATAGGATTTGAGACGTGTTTGTACACTTtattttaaggttttatttgccctCACCACTCTTGGTTTGCTATTGAGTTTAATGGCAAATTACCCCCAAGATATAACAAATCATGAATACAATCTctagcaaataagattgtattCCAGAACACTCaagaaatttgtaaaaatttgatattaatcTAATGTGTGTGTCTATTTttaatgaagaagatgtttatt
It contains:
- the LOC102613869 gene encoding protein LURP-one-related 10-like isoform X2, which gives rise to MAQQPSLIGGGAAVAVISPRYCCPYPVDLAIVRKVMTITDGNFVVTDTNGNILFKVKGVFLTFIHQRRVLLDGAGNPILTLREKAMTAHHRWQVFRGESTEPQDLIFSAKMSSMWNVRTKLDVFLANNTKEDVCDFRVKGSWFERSCTIYAGESSTIIAQMHKKHTVQSILIGKDNFAVTVYPNIDYAFIVALIVILDEINHASSSSSGGGAADVGVDFGAMFSG